One window of the Hemitrygon akajei chromosome 5, sHemAka1.3, whole genome shotgun sequence genome contains the following:
- the LOC140727993 gene encoding coagulation factor VII-like isoform X2, whose protein sequence is MASLYVGVLVSWVLQLFCLTQSADGNQCASNPCQNGGTCRDQLKSYQCWCTENFEGWNCETEKIRKIKCIFENGYCEQFCNDLPHSSRECSCTEDYRLAEDGASCISTVQYPCGKAPRMNGTEAEAPGHLGRIVDGENAVKGESPWQIFLTYKGEFLCGAVLIAPQWVLTAAHCTHDKRREDLQIVAGEHVLNEEEGTEQKRNVSEMINHQNYNPKTVDNDIAMLKLDVPITLNDYAVPICLPKPDFAMRELTQIHFSTVSGWGRQFEGGLIANTLQILQVPVVWTSKCQQTTDYTITDNMFCAGYFEASKDTCKGDSGGPHVTKYKGTWFLTGIVSWGEGCARESKYGVYTKIHKYFHWIRQFLNPANLTLSTSFVNLTESSEPVTNISHVSFIN, encoded by the exons ATGGCAATCAATGTGCGTCAAACCCGTGCCAAAACGGCGGAACATGTCGTGACCAGTTGAAAAGTTACCAGTGCTGGTGTACAGAGAACTTTGAAGGCTGGAATTGTGAAACCG AAAAAATCAGGAAGATTAAATGCATCTTTGAAAATGGATATTGCGAGCAGTTCTGCAATGATCTTCCTCATTCATCTCGTGAATGTAGCTGTACAGAAGACTACAGGCTTGCAGAAGATGGAGCATCATGTATAAGTACAG TGCAATACCCATGTGGGAAAGCGCCCCGGATGAATGGGACTGAGGCTGAAGCACCTGGCCACTTGGGTAGAATTGTGGATGGGGAAAATGCTGTCAAAGGAGAATCCCCATGGCAG ATTTTTTTAACTTATAAAGGAGAATTTTTGTGTGGTGCTGTGTTAATTGCTCCTCAGTGGGTTCTCACTGCTGCTCACTGCACTCATGACAAGAGGAGAGAGGATCTGCAAATTGTAGCAG GGGAACATGTGCTGAATGAAGAAGAAGGGACAGAGCAGAAAAGGAATGTGTCGGAAATGATCAATCATCAGAACTACAACCCTAAGACTGTTGACAATGATATTGCAATGCTGAAGCTCGATGTGCCCATTACTCTGAATGACTATGCAGTTCCTATCTGTTTACCTAAGCCAGACTTTGCTATGCGGGAGTTAACACAAATTCACTTTTCCACTGTGTCTGGATGGGGAAGGCAATTTGAAGGTGGGCTGATAGCTAACACACTGCAAATCCTCCAGGTGCCAGTTGTCTGGACATCTAAGTGCCAGCAGACCACCGATTATACCATTACTGATAACATGTTCTGTGCTGGGTATTTTGAGGCATCAAAAGACACTTGCAAGGGAGACAGTGGGGGACCACACGTCACAAAGTACAAAGGCACCTGGTTTTTGACAGGAATAGTTAGTTGGGGAGAAGGGTGTGCCCGTGAGAGCAAGTATGGAGTCTACACCAAAATTCACAAGTACTTCCACTGGATAAGGCAGTTCCTGAATCCCGCAAATCTGACACTCAGTACAAGTTTTGTGAATCTTACAGAATCATCAGAACCAGTGACAAATATTTCTCATGTTAGTTTCATAAACTAG